From the Juglans microcarpa x Juglans regia isolate MS1-56 chromosome 3D, Jm3101_v1.0, whole genome shotgun sequence genome, the window aaaacccatctcaacttacttcacacgttcaaacacatatctcaacctatttacattcaaacacatctcaataggACCCACAAAACACTACTATTCAAAGATCAACTCAGATCATCTGAAATCACCTCAGCATCCAAATGCAGTAAAATTTTTGTAAACGTTAACcttgttgaattttttcttgttaCTGTTATGTTTgtccccccaaaaagaaatgcCCCCCTTCGTTTCCCTTGCCGGGCCTTACATGTTCTCTTGAATTGATATGTTCCAGCCCTACTGGACAACAGTTTGTATCCTGCAAGGATGCTGCTTCATATCTGCTGTCCTTTTTTGACCTTAGTGATGCACGATGGGCCAGTAGCCAGAAGGGTGAAAATACTCGACAGGACTTCAGATTGACTTCGGAAACTGTAAGCAATTAAATATTTGTGCTGCTGTTTGGTGCATTTTAATGTTGTTGAATACGGTCTATGGGATGTGCAGAAGCTTGCAGGCTTCATCCAAAAGGACGAAAACCGACAGCAAGGAGTGATTTCTAGTTCAGCTCCAACCAGAATTCCTATATCTTCTGAACAGGCGAGGGAAGCAACCTTATTTGGAATGGAAAATCTTGCAGATGTCCAGATAGATGATATATTTGAATGTCACAAGTGCAGCATGACCTTTGACGAGAAGGATTCATATCTGCAGCACTTGTTGTCCTATCACCAAAGGACCACGAGAAGGTATAGACTTGGTTCTTCCGTTGGGGATGGAGTGATAATCAAAGACGGCAAGTATGAATGCCAGTTCTGCCATAAGGTATTTCTGGAAAGGCGTCGCTATAATGGTCATGTTGGGATACATGTGAGGAATTATGTGAGGAGGGTTGAAGAATTGCCTGGTCCAACAACTCTTCAAAAGAGAATTGAGCCTCCAAACAGGGATGATGTGCCTTCAAGGATCTCCAAAATGGATGCTTTGATTGAAATTGCTCAGAATTCTATTCTAGAGACTTCTACCGTCAGACCtaatgatgaatccaatggtGGTTCCActtctgatcaaccaaattttgTTTCCATTCAAGAAATTTCAGCTGCTAATTCCAATCATGAAATGAGTCTTGGTTCTCTTAGTGAAGAGGAAATGGATGATGGTATGACTGACATAACTCTGGATCAAGATTTAAATGAGCAAGATGGTGAGCATATGATCATTGAAGAAAATATGGAGATTGATAATTCTAATGAAGCAGTTGATTCTAAAATGGATTCTCGTTTGGATGCCACAACTCTCTTACCAGCAGAAGAGAAAAATGGTAATACACCTAAAACTTCATGTGAAAAGGAGGGCTTGGTGGCTATCGATGATGAAAATGATAATCCTGAGGTTGAGCAGGGGGAAGTTCCTGAAGGTCATTTACTTGATCAATTTGACAATCATATTGTTTCTGATGCTAAGGATAACATAAATTTCTTTTGTACTAGCACTTTGGATCCTCCAACACTTGGTGAAGTTGATAATAATAGTAGCAAGCTAAAAGTTGGCTTTGGTGGCCACAACGATGGGCCAGCCAATAATATTGTGACAGAAACTGTACAGAAATCTTCTGAAGAAAATGCACTCCAGTGTGGTGTTTGTGCTCCCTTAATGTCCCCAGAGCCACCTTTGCAACATTTTCCAACATTCAATGCAACCTCTGATAAGGTATTGGGACAATGTTCTTGATCTTACTATTTGGGCGTACAACTATATCTAAGTCTTACATTGCTTCTTTTGACCTTTTCTGTTACGTTAACAGTCTACTGTCATTTCCTTTGTGGTTTTTGTTGAATATGTTGAGCCATTGTTGTCCAGTTATGCAATTGATGTGTCAGTCTTTAGAAATTCCAGGGATTTAATAGATTGTTCTCGGTGATTGACCAATGTGGCTAGTCTAATAATTGTTGTTGCTCAGTTAGTTTGTCCTTTTAACTGCTAGTTTGATGCCCGTGGGACTGTTTTGTCTAATGGCTTTCCCTGTGTGTTCTGGTGGTTTTGAGATTATTTGTTTATgccaaaaagaaagagagaagggaagGATTCCTCTTCAAGTCATTGTGCTGGAGTTAGCATGACATTCAATACTAGTGGTTTGCCAAAACTGCTATATATTTTGAAACATACATTTCCATAATGTAAATAAGGTTATAGGATGTGGATCATCCATGATTTCGTGTTCTGTATGcaaatttattagaaattaaGTGAAAGTCAACTTCTAATTTGTGCGAAATTGACTGATACAGTTTAAGGTTTTCAAGGCAGCTTTCTCTTCTCCTCCCAAAGTTTGTGATAGAAATGTTTAGTTGCTCCTGTTAAAGTATTGTTTCTTATTTTAGTTGCAGGGAGAAGAACATTTGCAGGGTGACCGAAGGCATGACAATAGAACTGGGTTTGAGGAGCTGAGATTTGATGAAATAGAACCCAAGTATGGTTCTGCAACTGCACAAGAATCTCTTTCCATGCAAGAGGTACCCGTGATTTTGGCGTATAATGAAGAGATGGATGGGGCATATGGTTCCTCCGTCCAGTTTGGGTCTTTGGAAGAAGTCGTGTTAAATATGGCCGACGGAAATCAGGTTACAACTAACTGTGTATGGTGTGGAGTGGAGTTCAACCATGAGGCTGCGGTTGCTGAAATACAGCCAGATTCTGTTGGGTTTATGTGTCCAACCTGCAAAGCAAAAATCTCTGGGCAACTTAATGTACTTGACGGTGGCTCACCATTGAACTCCCCTCATCTTCCACACAACTAAAAACCAGACTTGGCAGCTGCAATTTCATCGGACAGAATAGTCCTAAGTTCATTGTCATGGGCAAAATGTACAAGAGCTTAATAGGTGGCAAGCTGCATCTCTCATAGAGCATCACACGGTGAAGCTGGTTGACCCGGGGGACGCAGATCTTTCAAGTCTTTTACCCTGCATAATATTctaatactttattatatacATAAGACATTAATTAATGTAGTTTCCCTTGAGTTGAAAGGTATAGCATCTAATCCCCTGAaatgaaattcaacaaaaaaataaataaattgttccACTGATTCCTTTGGAGGAGGGAAACTTTATAGCCTTGCACCCAATTCAATTATCCGGACTGATTGCATGTGCGCACAAGTCTTTGTAATTAAGTTTAGTGTCTCTTCCCATTTGCAAGGTGGGTTTAGTTGAACGTGTGAAATGGCCGCAGAGTCTGGCCAGCTTTGGGAATCGGGGAAACTTGCCCATCTATTACAATCATGTAGCAactttctgatattcttttcctttattacttaaaaaaataaaataaattatctgaTATTCTTTCGAATAAAGGTTAAACGTTCAACCAGTGCTTATTTCTCGAGATATTCAAGAAATGTAATTGGGCTTAATAGGGAAATCccgattaattatatatatagacataacgATACGCATCTTTTTAAAGGCTAAAGCTTAAAGCAagtatgcatgcatatatactcCTGCGTATTTTATGATGCCTAATCGTATCGATCTAACCGAAAGTTGAGAAAATGTTACTGTACACTACAATATCGACCCCAAAATCCCGAATATATGACAAAATCAATGCATAGATCCTGAGATCgacgaaaatatttttttgacataattttaatCATCTTTTTAGGAGTCTTTGGTATAGCCAATAGATAATGCTATTATGACGTCTCATTTTGACCgcttatgtatttaattttttttatttactaattaagtaagtaattattaatgtattgatgtatttttttattttttaaaaatattaaaaaatattaaaaaaatataaataaaaaaataaaatttatactagGGCGCGTCCGCACTAGCACTGCCCAATATATAATGAATGAGAATCTAGGAGACCCcaataaaggaaataaagaaaaggTGGCTAAGCCGATCCTTTTCCGGCAACTGAATAAAGGGCTAGGCATCGAGTTCTTGGCCTCGTAAATGAGAgaataaaggaaaaaaggaaaagagagtggtGGTGTTTAATTGGACGCTAAGGATTTTATGCACaccttttgtaaaatgataaacacacgtAACTTTTTATAATAGTTTATTACAAcagtttatataataatattttaaaatgatttgaagtatttttataaaatgtcttacaaaacttacatcatttataaaaatattcttattttataatatgtattataAAATGTGTTGCACACATGTCATGATTACAGGTTGGCTATGTCATATTACTATGagatttaagagaaataaaaagaggaaataaaaagtAGGAACACGCTAGCTGGCCTCTGTATCTCGGAGGAGATACGCCCAATGTTCAAAGTATTAGCTAACTGTCTAGCTTCTCAAAGCTTTGTTGTCTTCTACCATATTCCAATTACTACCTTTCCTTTCGCTTGACCTTTCAACGGAAATGTAGTAAGGTGCCTGTTGGCGTGTAGACTTCCTTCTTTCATTTCTGCCAAAGTAGATGTTATTTTTGACAATCGGATAAAACACTTGACCCATTTTCAAATAGGCATACCTTTCTTGCCGCCTAAGTAGGGTTTGAGCGCATAATTCCTGCAAGGTCTCTTCATGCATGTCCTCACGAAGGGTGCCAAATACTCGACGAttctaatttaatattataagctAATTATGGGAAAAAGTAATTCCATGATCCCCGCCGCCACCAAAGGTCAGCTTTTCTCAGCCCTTGGATTTTGATGCAGATTAATTGAAGGAAGGCTCAATCTATATAGTTCAGACTTCAGTGAtctgcttatatatatatatatatatagcgctGTATATAGCATTCTGGGATTGAAATATTGTTAACCACAAAAATGGACGGAAAATCAGTCGTTATATGCAATAGGTGCAACAAACGGTACTCGGTGGCTAAGTACGCGGCAATTATTCGCTGTACAGAATGCAAAGCCATTATACCCGGGCCGGCAAGTGTGGAGCTGGGACATCAAATCCGACATGCATTATCAAAGACAAAGAGTAATCTTCATCAGTACTCATTTGGAAATGGCGGTAAATTGTGGAAGAGTACTAGGCAGTACTCCAGCAGTGCTAATGTTTCTTCGCTGGATACTATGCCGCGGCCATACCCTACAGGTAATTCCGGTGAGGCACACGGAATGAAGCGCGCACTTCTTTGTGGGTTACTTACCAGAACAAGAAATACAGCCTCAAAGGAACTGTTAATGATGTGAGGAGAATGAAACTTTTGTTGATGCAACGCTTTGGTTATCGTCGGGACTGTATTCGTATCCTCACAGGTGCGTAATAATCACCCGTCTTGATCTGTTccctaaaatattattgtatatagaaatttgagacaattatatataaaatggtgGAAACATAGATTTTGTGACATGATGATCAATGACACAATAAATATACTTCTAACAACGTTATAGAAATCTGTcacattaattattataaaaatatatctattatttaaactctttttttatagCTATTTAATTTAGATCTTACGATAAGTAATttgtttatacatatttaaCTAGTAGTTGAGAATTCATATAAGAAGATACTCCAATGATTAAGTTTTTATGCAATAGACTAATAAagtagagtaatgctagatatactTGAAGGATGTGTAAGCTACACAcgtactcttttttaaaaaaaaaaataggatccatcattataataaattaaataaattgtttatataggttctagatttatctattttttttaaagtaagtaCACGAAACTTATTTAttctaaaactacaaatatcataatttttcattgaaaatatatatatatatatatatatatatatatatatatataagatctaCATGATCATATTATTAGTCTACTAGACGTACGATTGGGTGAGGATGCAGTGAAATGCTAAGTTTTACAACTTCCAATCACAAGTAACCACTTAAGAATCCTAGTCTCTTCCAATATGATTACACGTACAGCattggattattattattaatttttaaaaagtaaacatatttattattgagtcACCTAATTAAGTTGGTGCATGGCAAGTACTACCGCCCCTTGAGGCGGGTGGAGATTCACCCTACTTGGGGTACTGGATCTAATTAACACCTTATATTGTACCAGATTTTTACTGAAGGgtgtaaattaaaaatcttatttacatCATATCCTAGCTAATTGGAGTTATATTCTTCTATTATTTGGTCAAATagagaaaacagaaaagaaagaaaataactttCATTGTGTTGAATTTCTGATCTGTACATGAGATCATACTTCATGAGAGTCTAAATATCACAGGCAAATTAGAATAATAGTACTGTATACTGATCTGCTAGCTAAAGCATAACATGATGATGTCCCATAGAGTGCTTCGTGGATTTCTTTAATTGGTTCTTGCATGTTTCCCAAGTAGTAGTATGCTCTTCTTTATTATCAAACGGCCGTCTTCCTTAATTAATAATTCGTTGATTATTTTCTAGTATATACAATGTTGAAATTCACAAAACATCGTGACTTATGGAGGAATGGACGTAgcatgagcatatatatatataactaataaaaaagtAGCTAGTCGTGAATTGATCATCAAAAGTTAATTAGATTTTGAAGGAATAATGCAGAAGATCAAGCTGATAGTGATTTTATGCCGACGAAGAAGAATATACAAGACTCGTTGAAATGGCTTGTGGAAGGTTCGGAATCGGGAGATTCATTGGTGTTCTACTTCTCTGGACATGGCTTACGTCAACCTGATTTCAATGACGATGAGAAAGATGGGTTCGATGAAACTATCTGTCCGGTTGATTTTATGCAGGAAGGGATGATCCTTGACAACGAGATAAATTCCACCATTGTTCGTCCTCTCAAGAAGGGTATCACTCTTCATGCAATTGTCGATGCTTGTCATAGTGGAACCGTTCTTGATCTCGAGTATATATACGACCCACACAAGTGAGTACGTacacatatattattaatttattaatatatatatatatagtgccaTTATTTGGAAATAATTTAATAGAACAGGACTTCGTACGTTAAATTTTTCGAGATTTCTAATTATTAGAGATAATCTTAAATTAATCATGCATGTTGGTAATATTTTCGCTCGATACTTGCAACAGGGACATTTGGAATGACAACAAACCTCCATCGAAAGCAGACAAAAGTACAAGCGGTGGATTGGCGATTTGCCTGAGTGCTTGTGGAGATGATGAGATGGCTTCCGATACCTCTGTACGTAAGagatttgttttcttaatttcttctgATTATTCTTGATCTTTTGTTtgaatccaatatatatatatatatatatatatatatatatatatatagtattaatgttTGCTAGATATAATGATCATATATAGGATATGCAAGTCTTACTTACCTTTAGAAAAAATATGAGATccgtcattaaaaaaataattttttcatgtagatctcaaatttacttattttttttaaaggaagtaCACGAGACTTCTATActctatgattgtaaatattatttctcatatatacatatatataaatagacctGTGTAAGTACGGCGCCGAAATAAAATCTTTCAAGCATGATCAAATACTAAATGAAAGTATGCCTTAACAATTAGCTCGTTAAATGTGATGAAAATTAATCATGAAATTGTGTtgtttaattactatatatccTTAAATATTTCCTGTTATTAATCTTCATTTACCATGCATGATATTAGACTTATATAGATgctagagtaatgctagatacagttatAATTAAGTTGTGCAAGCGTGCCGCATactccttttaaaaatattatttctctatatttctaacaaattaagataaatattagTCTATCCTAAAGGCCGAAACTTGAACCATTAATTATATTGTCATGGTTAATCTAATTAAAGTTCTCAAAAGGTAGTAACTTAATTAtgatcattttaattagttCCTTATAAATttgtgcatgcatatatatatatatatatatatatgcaggctTTCACCGGAAAGGAAATGACTGGTGCAATGACTTACATCTTGATCCATATTGTTGTGAATGTACCTGAAATAACATACGGAGGCCTGCTGAACCAAATGCATGAGTGTATCGAAcaagtaaataataaaagatgtcTCAGGGTGCCGTGCTTACGGAAACTTTTCGGCCGCAGAAAAATAGAGGTTAGCTTCCGATCCCTAGCTAGCTGGCTCGCTCTAAATAGTACGTAATTGCAtgttcttttgtatatataagaACTTggagatcgatcgatcgagtagtacatacatacatacacacacacatatatatatatatattaagaagtAGTACTTCATAATTCCGCATGCAACTCAAATTAATTAGCTTCATCATTTTGATTTTGAcgttttttcaaattgaataaATGAATTAAGTTGCTTGAGGTCAACATAATATTTATTCGTACAAAAACCACTACTAAATAgctttcaaattaattagtcTTTAGGTACTTAATTTCATGATCAGAGGCCAGGAAACCAGCTTATAACTTCACCCAGAAATCAAATCTGTATTTCTCAGTTTAACATATCATTTATTGTCAAATTATAATCACTGCATATTGGAGCcagttaattatttataatcctTCATGTTAATATATTCATTCTGGGTTGTATGGATCGCGAGTACTGCAGAATCCTATGCTGTCATCGTCTCAAGAGTTCCCGGTTTACTCGAAGAAATTTTTGCTGTGAATCATATATACGTGCTGATGGGCGAagatcagctagctagctggatgcatgcatgcagcctTCATTGCCTGATCGAGCATAAACTACTACTTTTAGCTTTTCTTCTAATTCCCAGATCATGTCAGATGATCTCTGCTGAATTTTCTCGATGCACGAGTTGGATCAATAAGTAGGTTCTTCTACAACCAGAATGAGGAAAGAATAATCAAAATAAGCCGTAACAGATTGGAGGGCGGGTCGGTCTATCCATCAAAGAATACATGTTGTAATTGATATGgttaattatttatgaaataaaCCCCTGcttttgattttcttgttgATCATGTCAtgagtagtactatatataattatatatgaataatatgatTATATATCCTAATTGGCCCCTTGATTACTTGCTATTTTCCCAAGAAATAAATGTACGTAAGCGTCTGAAGAGATAGGACAGTTGTGAcctattaattattatgaaatcaccacttgtcccaaaagcttaagttgataggaagaaataaattttattatttattttatattttaatactctCATCACCTGTGGACCAGACTTCCCCTTAATGAGTAAGCCTAACAAGtgaaatatttgattaaatgggGTAGAGTATAGAGTCAAGATTCGAACTCAAGACCTCTGCTCTGATACtatgtgaaatcactacttgtcCTAAAAGCTAAAATTGatgggaagaggtagattttattatttattttatatcttaacaattaTTAAGGCTCATTAATATTAATTGCGATGgctatatacttataaaaaatgattggtgTGCAGATCATAAAACGTACACTACgggacaaaatatatatatactatgatcCTACAACaaacatggattttttttgggAGTGACTATCGTGGGAAAAAGTATATTATTAGAGCGACAATTGTCAAGACAAGAAGTTCAATCTGAATCTGCAAAAACATTAATGGTTAAAGAGTTAGAAGCTCGAAATAAGATAACATGATCAGGAGTACTCTATATATACTGTAAAATCCTATAAGCTGTTATTAGATGGGGTTGTCTTGGCTAAGCCATATAGTGACTAAGCGTATGCATAGAGTAAGACAAGTCTGACCATATGAGTGTAAGTAGAAGCCTACCAACGAGTCTACGGTAGATAGTAGGATCAGGCAGTAAATCTCATACTTCTTTACTCAACTTCACATTTTGCTCCATGGGAAAAGAGATAAGTTTAGatgcaagaaaatcaacatCTTGAAGAATCTCTAAAGAATACTTTCTTTGGCATAGAGAATTGACATCTAGAGACCAAGCTACCTCcaatccaagaaaatatttgagctGACCAAGGTCCATAAGCTTGAACTTATTGTCAAGCAAGGACTTCAGGTgcttcacaaatttcaaatcatTATTAGCTATGAGAGTGTCTTTAGTATAAATGAGAAGTGCAATGAAAGAGGAACTATAGGACTTGGTAAAAAGTTAATAATCAGTTTTGGATTGCACAAACCCCAAGTCAAGAATAAAAGCTGAAAACTTAGAAAACCACTGGTATGAagcttgtttcaaaccataaagTGATTTGTTCAACTTACAAACCTTGGACCCCCCATTTCAAGGCAATTTCATATACACTTCTTCAGATAAATCCCCATGCAAAAAGGCATTATTAACATCAAGTTGTATAAGATGCCAACCTTTGACAATAGTAATAGCTAGCAATGTTCTAATAGTTAGCTACTGGAGAAAAAGTCTCAGAATAATCCAAACCTTCCTTTTGGGTATAACCCTTGACAACCAACCATGCCTATAATGATCTATAGAACTATCAGCACAATACTTAATTTTGTAAACTCATTTATAGCCTATGAGTTTTTTTCCATGAGGTAAAGAAGTAACagttgatgtattattatttttcaaggcTATAATCTCAGCATTCAATGCATctctccaatgagagtgcttgaCTGCTCGATGATAGAACTCAAGTTTAATATCAACAGTAATGGACAAGGCAAAAGATTTATGAGCAGAAGATAGACAAGCGTGAGAGAAAATTGGAAATATCATACTAGGTATGtgagaaaggagaagaagataaaccTGTTGTAGGATCTGATATAGAGTgtgtagaagaagaagaattgtaataaaaattatgCAAATAACCAGGTGCTCCTCTGATTCTAATGGATCTTCGAGGAATTTTAGATATTAGTGGTGAGGTGGCAAGATGAATTTCAAGGTGAACATTCGAGGAATGATCTAATGAAGAATGATCAGGAGATGAATGATCTAATGATGAATAATCAttagatgaagaaatattatgaCTTTGAAGAGATGAATTATCAAAAGGAGTCACTGTTAAAGACACATGCAATAAATCTAATGTTGAAGATACATGAGGAAATGGAAGACATGTGTTAGAAGGAAGAGATAAGGGAGAGGAAAAAGTCTGAGAAGTAAAAGGGAAAATACgttcatgaaaaacaacatgTCTAGAAAGAAAACATTGATTTGTTTTAAGATCAAGAAGTTTGTATCCTTGATTCCAAAAGGatatccaagaaaaacacatatacGAGTT encodes:
- the LOC121255356 gene encoding LOW QUALITY PROTEIN: uncharacterized protein LOC121255356 (The sequence of the model RefSeq protein was modified relative to this genomic sequence to represent the inferred CDS: inserted 1 base in 1 codon), with the protein product MATVATTAPPPALLGLLNFDSLVHIDMSTLSQSELRALSLCSPSAFDLRHPXPIPSPKIDRSIFNESAGSRRQTYSSPSNSTPTAGHRRRVAGLLPTTKLPTVLSDDPERVEDRHIISHLKHFLDQDPRFDHFDLTLPSISSLFVSTNHEEAEPDKTVSFGGERKRKRGKKPKMKVLQLEEGYGSGVMDIVNRNGVAVDLAALENLEDPYGEELRRRTLGMEREDELLGFMRELGGQWGSRRKKRKIVEAGVFGDAFPVGWKLLLGIKRRDGRASIYCRRYISPTGQQFVSCKDAASYLLSFFDLSDARWASSQKGENTRQDFRLTSETKLAGFIQKDENRQQGVISSSAPTRIPISSEQAREATLFGMENLADVQIDDIFECHKCSMTFDEKDSYLQHLLSYHQRTTRRYRLGSSVGDGVIIKDGKYECQFCHKVFLERRRYNGHVGIHVRNYVRRVEELPGPTTLQKRIEPPNRDDVPSRISKMDALIEIAQNSILETSTVRPNDESNGGSTSDQPNFVSIQEISAANSNHEMSLGSLSEEEMDDGMTDITLDQDLNEQDGEHMIIEENMEIDNSNEAVDSKMDSRLDATTLLPAEEKNGNTPKTSCEKEGLVAIDDENDNPEVEQGEVPEGHLLDQFDNHIVSDAKDNINFFCTSTLDPPTLGEVDNNSSKLKVGFGGHNDGPANNIVTETVQKSSEENALQCGVCAPLMSPEPPLQHFPTFNATSDKGEEHLQGDRRHDNRTGFEELRFDEIEPKYGSATAQESLSMQEVPVILAYNEEMDGAYGSSVQFGSLEEVVLNMADGNQVTTNCVWCGVEFNHEAAVAEIQPDSVGFMCPTCKAKISGQLNVLDGGSPLNSPHLPHN
- the LOC121255454 gene encoding LOW QUALITY PROTEIN: metacaspase-1-like (The sequence of the model RefSeq protein was modified relative to this genomic sequence to represent the inferred CDS: inserted 1 base in 1 codon); amino-acid sequence: MGKSNSMIPAATKECKAIIPGPASVELGHQIRHALSKTKSNLHQYSFGNGGNSGEAHGMKRALLCGXTYQNKKYSLKGTVNDVRRMKLLLMQRFGYRRDCIRILTEDQADSDFMPTKKNIQDSLKWLVEGSESGDSLVFYFSGHGLRQPDFNDDEKDGFDETICPVDFMQEGMILDNEINSTIVRPLKKGITLHAIVDACHSGTVLDLEYIYDPHKDIWNDNKPPSKADKSTSGGLAICLSACGDDEMASDTSAFTGKEMTGAMTYILIHIVVNVPEITYGGLLNQMHECIEQVNNKRCLRVPCLRKLFGRRKIENPMLSSSQEFPVYSKKFLL